One part of the Solanum dulcamara chromosome 8, daSolDulc1.2, whole genome shotgun sequence genome encodes these proteins:
- the LOC129900333 gene encoding 40S ribosomal protein S18-like isoform X3: MKQPHLRAGFETLIMSRVANEDFQHILRVQNTNVDGKQKIMFAMTSIKGIGRRFANIACKKADIDMSKRAGELTAAELDSLMVTDESLMLSRRGIHIEPGAREKALLAADPFLKRFKSHKQSVRILKRVGDVLTIVVVAGCCYEIYVRAVMREEARKMAEGST; this comes from the exons ATGAAGCAGCCGCACCTTAGAGCAGGATTTGAAACCCTAATCATG TCGCGGGTTGCTAATGAAGATTTTCAGCACATTCTTCGTGTTCAAAACACGAATGTCGACGGGAAACAGAAGATCATGTTCGCTATGACATCAATCAAAGGTATCGGTCGTCGTTTTGCTAACATTGCCTGCAAGAAAGCCGATATCGACATGAGCAAGAG GGCTGGTGAACTCACTGCTGCTGAACTCGATAGCTTGATGGTG ACCGATGAATCTTTGATGCTATCACGACGTGGGATCCATATCGAACCCGGGGCTCGCGAGAAGGCT CTCTTGGCAGCGGATCCCTTCTTGAAACGCTTTAAATCACATAAACAGAGTGTGCGAATCCTCAAAAGGGTGGGAGATGTTCTAACTATTGTTGTAGTAGCAG GATGTTGTTATGAGATATATGTGAGAGCTGTTATGCGGGAAGAAGCAAGGAAGATGGCAGAAGGAAGCACATAA
- the LOC129900333 gene encoding succinate dehydrogenase subunit 7B, mitochondrial-like isoform X2 produces MKQPHLRAGFETLIMSRVANEDFQHILRVQNTNVDGKQKIMFAMTSIKGIGRRFANIACKKADIDMSKRAGELTAAELDSLMKTDESLMLSRRGIHIEPGAREKALLAADPFLKRFKSHKQSVRILKRVGDVLTIVVVAGCCYEIYVRAVMREEARKMAEGST; encoded by the exons ATGAAGCAGCCGCACCTTAGAGCAGGATTTGAAACCCTAATCATG TCGCGGGTTGCTAATGAAGATTTTCAGCACATTCTTCGTGTTCAAAACACGAATGTCGACGGGAAACAGAAGATCATGTTCGCTATGACATCAATCAAAGGTATCGGTCGTCGTTTTGCTAACATTGCCTGCAAGAAAGCCGATATCGACATGAGCAAGAG GGCTGGTGAACTCACTGCTGCTGAACTCGATAGCTTGATG AAGACCGATGAATCTTTGATGCTATCACGACGTGGGATCCATATCGAACCCGGGGCTCGCGAGAAGGCT CTCTTGGCAGCGGATCCCTTCTTGAAACGCTTTAAATCACATAAACAGAGTGTGCGAATCCTCAAAAGGGTGGGAGATGTTCTAACTATTGTTGTAGTAGCAG GATGTTGTTATGAGATATATGTGAGAGCTGTTATGCGGGAAGAAGCAAGGAAGATGGCAGAAGGAAGCACATAA
- the LOC129900333 gene encoding succinate dehydrogenase subunit 7A, mitochondrial-like isoform X1, with amino-acid sequence MKQPHLRAGFETLIMSRVANEDFQHILRVQNTNVDGKQKIMFAMTSIKGIGRRFANIACKKADIDMSKRAGELTAAELDSLMVKTDESLMLSRRGIHIEPGAREKALLAADPFLKRFKSHKQSVRILKRVGDVLTIVVVAGCCYEIYVRAVMREEARKMAEGST; translated from the exons ATGAAGCAGCCGCACCTTAGAGCAGGATTTGAAACCCTAATCATG TCGCGGGTTGCTAATGAAGATTTTCAGCACATTCTTCGTGTTCAAAACACGAATGTCGACGGGAAACAGAAGATCATGTTCGCTATGACATCAATCAAAGGTATCGGTCGTCGTTTTGCTAACATTGCCTGCAAGAAAGCCGATATCGACATGAGCAAGAG GGCTGGTGAACTCACTGCTGCTGAACTCGATAGCTTGATGGTG AAGACCGATGAATCTTTGATGCTATCACGACGTGGGATCCATATCGAACCCGGGGCTCGCGAGAAGGCT CTCTTGGCAGCGGATCCCTTCTTGAAACGCTTTAAATCACATAAACAGAGTGTGCGAATCCTCAAAAGGGTGGGAGATGTTCTAACTATTGTTGTAGTAGCAG GATGTTGTTATGAGATATATGTGAGAGCTGTTATGCGGGAAGAAGCAAGGAAGATGGCAGAAGGAAGCACATAA